The genomic interval ggaatcaggaaatgatgtagaataagatgagcacagacacacacacacacacacacacacacacacacacacacacacacacacacacacacacacacacacacacatacaccacgaccctcgtctcgattccccctctatgttaaaacatttagtcaaaacttgactaaatgtaaaaaggggaaaACAAATGCTCTGACAGTTTTAAATGGACAGATTGCAAAAACTGTGGACTTTATTTGCTTTTTTCTTGCGTTCCACACGCGTGTTATAAAGTGTGCTAAAGTAATGTGCCAAAATTAGTCGTGCATTTGTGATAAGTGGGTCTGTGTTGTGCAAATGAAGTTCGGGCTGCTGTGAAACGACACGTTACAAAGTTGACCATATACAACTATGGTTAATATTTCAGATTGTGTTGATCTTCTGCAAACAGTACTCATTCTACTGAAAATGCATGCGTTTATGATAAATTACAAACTGTTCATGGgctttttcgtgtttctttcatTCCGTACGACCTAGTTATTGCTTCATCTCACAGCATGTCACAAATTACCCGCCATTTTGGCCTCTCGATCAGACACACATAAAGAAGCGTAGTAACGAACAAAACTGTAAAACTTATTATTTCAATCCAATGACCCTATGTGGTACCCAACTCCAGAGAACAACCATATAGTCGTGATGATCTATTACCTTtgatcttgtcttgtcttgtcttgtcttgtcttgtcttgtcttgtcttgtcttgtcttgtcttgtcttgtcttgtcttgtcctgtcctgtcctgtcttgtCCTGTCCTCTCTTGTCCTGttctgtcctgtcctgtcttgtcttgtcttgtcctgtcttgtcctgtcctgtcctgtcctgtcctgtcctgtcctgtcctgtcctgtcctgtcctgtcctgtcctgtcttgtcttgtcttgtcttgtcttgtcttgtcttgtcttgtcggCTACCGTTCTTGATATGTCCCTTTCACTGTAGACGAGGTCGATGTGCACAGCACCGAACCAGATGCGTCAAAtccgacaacagcaacaacgccAAGATCATCAGCAGCGCGGCGACAGTGGCATAGCCCATCATCTGACTGGAGCGTCTCACGTCGGGAGCGGAGATTTTTTTCCTGATGGTTCTGGACAGATTGGAAGGGTTCAGCAACAGGTTTTCTTTCAGTTTCTCTGCTAGCTTCTCATTTTCGAGCAAGAAGTCTGCGGTCAAGTTCATCCCTGGCGAAGAGCGAAGAACACAGGCGCAGCTACAGaaatcgttgttgttgttgttgttgttgttgttgttgttgttgttgttgttgttgttgttgagcgtGCGGGACGTTATGTCGGCGTCAGCGTTGCCAGAAGATACAGTGACAGAAGTTTTTGCTGTTGAAGCGGAGTCCATTGAAATGGACAGAACTTCTTGGGTGGATGTGACCAACTCGGGGCTAGATGTGCTATCGGCTGCTGGAGAACTATCAGATTCTGTTGTGAATGCTGGAGAACTATCAGATTCTGCTGTTGTGAACGCTGATGAACTATCAGATTCTGCTGTTGTGAACGCTGGTGAACTATCAGATTCTGCTGTTGTGAACGCTGGTGAACTATCAGATTCTGCTGTTGTGAACGCTGGAGAACTATCAGATTCTGCTGTTGTGAACGCTGGAGAACTATCAGATTCTGCTGTTGTGAACGCTGGAGAACTATCAGATTCTGTTGCCGTGAACGCTGGAGAACTATCAGATTCTGTTGCCGTGAACGCTGGAGAACTATCAGATTCTGCTGTTGTGAACGCTGGAGAACTATCAGATTCTGTTGCCGTGAACGCTGGAGAACTATCAGATTCTGCTGTTGTGAACGCTGGTGAGTTCGCTCTTGCCGTTGATGTGTCTGTCGCCTGGGTCGTCTGAGGGTCTGAAAGAAATTCACTTTTGTTGAatgctgttaacccgtgatttgtaaaaatgtaaaaacattttacaaattacgtcgaacctaaaaccgcgatttgtacaaatgtaaacatgtaaaaaatatcgcattccacacagtaatacatgccttttattattatcaatatttgttgtttagagcctctatggtgggtggtgggggtggtttggacccgatagataaaatattacgatttttagcatgacaaagaaaacaaacccgaatttcccagcgatgggacaataaagtcatgaggaaaaaaaaaaagaaaaagtcgaatagatcccttgactttggggtagcgccactctgttgctgctaacttttcactgggaggaagcgacccgaatttcccaccgatgggacaataaagtcatgagaaaaaaaaatctaatagatcccttgacttttgagCTGACAAGAAAATACCgtgcgcatttacgtgatttgtaataTATTTTACAAATCATGGGTTAACAAATGCGTTTTGATAGTCTTGGTTCTttatttatgtctgtctgtctgtctgtctgtctgtctgtctgtctgtctctctctctctctctctctctctctctctctctctctctctctctctctctctctctctctctctctcttgaggtaggtaaggcgctagaaggccttgagaataaaaagtccatgggtcctgacaagattcctccttacttggccaaattagctctaccgtatattgtggagccactcacctatgcgtataatctctgcataaagcaaaatactgtacctagtttattaaagagagcaaaagtaattccactccataaaggcggaaatttatccgacccaaataattttagacccatttccttattacccattttatcaaaaccattggaaaaacatattcacaaacatttgctcgcgtacatagaaagcagaaaccttttccatcaattttaatctggttttcgaacaaatcactcttgtcacagcgcccttaccacgctatgcgacacctggttgtctgcaacaaaccgatctgaaatcagtggtgtggtgtttctcgactttaaaaaagcgtttgatcttgttgatcattcaattttactgaagaaattacagttgtatatcagaaacagttcagtgtgtaacttttttgcttcctatttacaggacagatctcaatatactgccctaaactgtaaaatatctactgaggagactgtgaaatgcggggtgcctcaagggtcagtgcttgggccgatcttgttctgtctgtatattaatgatctgccactgcacatttctgatagtaatgtaagaaatgatttttttgctgacgattcttctcttcattcaagtgaaaagtctgttccagtaatagagtcctcccttcaaacagctttaaacgatgtaaataactggtgcagtgctaatgctatgcttgtccatccaataaaaactaaaagtatggtaatcgcaaccagacaaaaacatcagatttctccactcaaactaaatcttactattggtacgcaatcaattgaacaagttcaacagcatcgcgttttaggggtaattcttgattgtgaattcaagtggcaggcacaattacagcatatttgcaagaaagtagccaagaacgttttcctcctatccaaggtaaagcaatataccgacagaaggactctggaaatgttccaccatgctcatgtaatgcctcacattaaaagtatgtttcgacgctctgggatggcagcagtgatgtccacttgaaaaagttagactctctctatcgtcgctcggccaaactcatcgtaaaggataatgcctcaacagatatgaaattaaaaatgcttaactttcttccactggaaaagcatctcaagttaaacaaagccattttcatgcataaattgtattacgataaagtgccgatttacattacatcattatttaataaagctacccacagatatgggtcggtcaacttgatcccaccaattccacgaattgacctgtgtaagaccagtcttgctttttcgggtacttcagtttggaattcacttccatcatcccttaagcacttaaagtcattaaaaagttttaaaaaatgtgttaaaaaccacttaatgtctgagtagtttaacgccttttgacgtcaaagatatgctgtgcattgtatattctgaacatactTTTGTtacactattgctacatgttcgattgctaccagcttatattcataattacctgcatagtatgcatttgattttatgaataaccacatatgtatgctcttcatgcctcatcttcatcatcatcatcatcgtcgtcatctttattatcacgttttccgacctccttttgttggttaactttttaactttttaatttttaattttttaactatataattgtgtgtctatgcgtcccaaggacagattgtaagaaaaggcgtagccttcaatcttaatccttgttaaataaagttcaattcaattcaattcaattctctaagcgcacacacacacacacacacacaaacacacacacacatatatatatatataaacgcacacacacatacacaaacacacacacacacacacacgcacacacacacacacacacacacacacacacacacacacacacatatatataataatatgtaataactttggaattcgcacgtgtacatttgttttgattacaatcaaaacgaaagtagatctaagcttgaatgtaaattttatctttgaaatatttgctttgtgattCGTAACTGAAATaaccatggtattgtgttgcttagtaattgatgcatgaattggcgtctcgcagaattacacgcccctgaggaaggcctggcaacaggtcgaaaatttgggctgccacttgacattctttgtttggcttttcttttccttgattttgttatctatatatatatatatatatatatatatatatatatataaacacacacacacacacacacacaaacacacaaacacgcaaacacacacaaacacacacatatacacaaacacacacacaaactcacacacacacacacacacacaaacacactcacaaacacactgacacacactcacacgcacacacaaactcactcacaaactcacacacacacacacacacacacacacacacacacacacacacacacacacacacacacacactcacacaaacgtGAACACTTACCACAACTGCCGGCGGCATTTTGAAGAAAACCTGACTGACATTGACATTTGGCCGACACACATTCCATGAAGAGAAGACAAATGTTCCCAAGGCAAGGACCGCCTGCTTTTAGTCCTAAttctaaatttaaaaaaaaaggggagtGACAAAAAACCATTGATATTGCATCCAATCTGGcagatcacacaaaaaaaggtgcATAATAGCAAAACATGCATTCATCATCTGCCAAATTGCGGTGTATCACTTGAAAACATTCCTTAGAATAAGTCTGGTATTATTAAATCACAATTTAAGagtttcttgtttatttttttgcgTGATTAACAAAAAGGGTCCCAGTCTGACCCTTGTAACATTTAGCGGGTCACATAAAATCAATCGTGGATGGAGAGATTAGTCACATGATGCACTGAaaggtatgacggcttactagtgccaaaacctggggttaccattatcacgtgaaaattagtaattaacaccgTCAGTTGGCGTTTTCACGTCTTAATTacccattttcacgtgaaaattactaactttcagttttggctctagcaatccgtcaggaagcgagccaaaagtgaaaatgattaatttttACGTGAAGATTAGAAATTAACACGtgaaattagtaattttcacgacATAATTGTAATGgtctcgtgaaaattagtaattttcacgtgttcatTACTAATGTTTACGTGATAACTACAATTATGTAGTTCtggcacaagtaagccgtcatagaaaGGGCAATAACGTTTTTATGATGTTTCGGAAACATGTCGTCTGTTACGTGttttgcgaacaagaattcttATAATTTCAAGTAAAATAATATGCTGACGCGTAAATTATAATTAAGCATAACTATATTTCTGATCTGCATGAACGATGTactgaaataactctgtcgaaTATGTGTTCGTTATGAAAGagttgtttctcttggaaacattGAGGTAAGCTTTCCCAACTGACATTAATGGCCAATCACTAGCGGCGGTGGACGGGGACCACTTGCTCAAGATTATGGTTTACGTCCGGTGCAGTACAAGCAtttaaaagttttaaaaaattcGACAGAGAAAGTTACGTGGATTTTGATACTCAGAAATTATTTGAAAAGACTCTTAGGCTATAATCAGATTATGTCCTTTTTTCACGTTGGTTGCATGAATAATTAACGTGATTGTCAAGGACAAAAATCATTGCAATTTCATTCTATTCACCATTGAACATCATGAGTCCTAAAGGAATACAAACGCCACTAATAgacaaaaatcaaaacacatTTTCAAATATACCGTCAAAACTTATTATGGTGTTGCCCCTTAGCTTACTTTTATGTTTTGTACAAGAAGCCCCACACGAAAATGAATATATGGATTTAAGTTTGAAGTTGAATTcagacagtaaaaaaaaaaagcaacagcCATTTTTTTTCAACCTGCAATGACGGCATCTACATTTGCTGTAAATTTCTACATTTCTTTAAAACGCAAAAATTGTAAAATCTAAAATGACGGCCATCATAATTCCATGAACGAATGTAGCAAGAGTCCAataaatcaaaatcaaaatcaattcacacactcgcacagtaacactcacacactcactaactAACTCACCAGATAGAATTACAATACCGAGAGAGCTTGAGACAAAGAAGCACGCCACTAAAACACGAACGGTTGTTCCCATCTTGAATGCCCAGCCAAAACAGCAAAACTAAACCTGGCTTGAACGCAGGATCCGTTGCAGGTgtcacattaatcttttaaagcaagttgttcttttgttttcttttcttttgttttcttttggttgttggttggttttgtttggttttgtttggctttttttttgttttcttatgttttttctttctgttgttttctttctttttttgtgtgttgttcgtcttgttttgttttattctctTGTATTCCATTCGTGAtccctcacacacaaaaagacaaaagatacgagagagaaaagaaacaaTGCTGTACCTGATAACGGCTATTTCTTTCAGTAAATCGATAAGTCTTTCAAACCACTTGTCAATGTTGCATGCCATATGACAATACATGTGAACAATTTACTGTTTCGTAAACGTGTTTACAAAGGGATATTCACCGTTCCAAATGAGTCATTTATTAaagactagaatgaatacccgcttcgccgggcacccggcttcgccggaaagaagtagagccgaatgatatccggcgaagccgggaagaagtagagccgaatacccggcttcgccaggaagaagtagaggaatacccggcttcgccaggatgaaagcgttgtggacagtgaccttctaaaaatagtaacgggaatatgaattgacgccacacgaaggaaggaagataaacgcaaaacactggagaagataaggaagagttactgggaatggatctgggaagatgaacagaaaaaccaaaatcggttcagcgctgcgcgctgagagcacgtgttgaaaattctcatcgaccaggttgtgtccggggtctacctgaatatgcccaccaaatttgaagcagatccatcgagaactttggccgtgcatcgcgaacacacacacacacacacacacacacacacacacagacagacacaagtcgtatatatatataatatatagaaACTTCAAATATTAGCGTGCGTgctcgtgtgcgtgcgtgtgtgtttgtgtgtgtgtgtgagtgtgtgtgtgtgtgtgtgtgtcacagtgtgtgtggtgGTCCTTTTCTCTGTGCAcggtgagcgtgcgtgcgtgtgtaccgTCAAATTTAATCTTTGATCCTTATTCTTTGCATATATAACCGAGTGTCGAAACACAACAATCATCTTTGGAGGCGAAGttcaatcaaacaggattgagaatttttagAGCTAATTTCTCAGCCTTattattatgggggccaggaggcccccattctatacggatagtttcgaggttgaccttgggcagcgccattttgttgtgaaatacgtcatcagtttgtgtacacaggaagttgtgacatccgtcaccctatgggaggtgtgaaggcaacaattgttcatcagtagaaagttgtgaaatccgtcaccctatgggaggggtgaaggcaaaattggtcatcactgagtttgtgtaacacaggaagttgtgaaatacgtcactctatgggaggtgtgacggcaaaattgttcaacaaaaacatcataggccgaactgtgcagggttaaccgcaacaaactcaaaccattcatactactctgcatttgagtgacttatataccaacatttttatgtcttattttcagcacaggtgtaggaaaaatcatgaaccaaaatgttatttattttctaatttaacatttgttttacaaatttgaccatggtctttcaaacatacagtgacattaaacattgttatgttaaaaaaaaagaagaaaaagaaaagcttttgtgcacaaatcagaaaatacattgtacattttacctacaggccaaacaagagatccaagcaagttgcactgattGTCAAAAagaggcgct from Littorina saxatilis isolate snail1 linkage group LG7, US_GU_Lsax_2.0, whole genome shotgun sequence carries:
- the LOC138970216 gene encoding probable serine/threonine-protein kinase DDB_G0272254, encoding MDSASTAKTSVTVSSGNADADITSRTLNNNNNNNNNNNNNNNNNNDFCSCACVLRSSPGMNLTADFLLENEKLAEKLKENLLLNPSNLSRTIRKKISAPDVRRSSQMMGYATVAALLMILALLLLSDLTHLVRCCAHRPRLQ